In Synechococcus sp. KORDI-100, a single window of DNA contains:
- a CDS encoding bifunctional 2-polyprenyl-6-hydroxyphenol methylase/3-demethylubiquinol 3-O-methyltransferase UbiG yields the protein MPQLCSSREVDVSAFLADGLNLKAHLGSYLNLSIDAVEQRLPSSTEELADLHPGAFRAEDATAFYEDTVGTGHLLELAAWHLSSADYIADTLRLQGMCARGQVLDFGGGIGTHALSAALLPKVDHVWFVDLNPHNRAFVQQRAEALAISHKLSTHRDLAETAAVRFDTVVCLDVLEHLPDPSAQLLDFHSRMQPGSLALLNWYFFKGDHGQYPFHFDDPGLVEQFFQTLQSRFLEIFHPLLITTRAYQPIG from the coding sequence ATGCCGCAGCTGTGCAGCAGTCGTGAGGTGGATGTTTCGGCCTTCCTTGCTGATGGCCTGAATCTCAAGGCGCACCTTGGCAGCTATCTGAACCTGTCGATCGACGCTGTCGAGCAGCGGCTGCCCAGCAGCACGGAGGAGCTGGCGGATCTGCATCCAGGCGCTTTCCGCGCCGAAGATGCCACAGCGTTTTATGAGGACACCGTCGGCACCGGGCATCTGCTTGAGCTGGCCGCCTGGCACCTGAGCAGTGCTGACTACATCGCCGACACCCTTCGCCTGCAGGGCATGTGCGCACGAGGGCAGGTTCTGGATTTCGGCGGTGGCATCGGCACCCATGCCCTGTCAGCTGCCTTGCTCCCTAAGGTCGACCATGTCTGGTTCGTGGACCTGAATCCCCACAACCGTGCCTTTGTGCAACAGCGGGCGGAGGCCCTGGCAATCAGCCACAAGCTCTCAACGCATCGCGACCTTGCCGAAACAGCGGCCGTTCGCTTCGACACGGTGGTTTGCCTGGATGTTCTGGAACATCTGCCGGACCCTTCCGCCCAACTCCTCGACTTCCACAGCCGGATGCAACCAGGTTCGCTGGCCTTGCTGAATTGGTATTTCTTCAAGGGGGATCATGGGCAGTACCCCTTTCATTTCGATGATCCAGGGCTTGTGGAGCAGTTCTTCCAGACCTTGCAGAGTCGATTCCTTGAGATCTTCCATCCTTTGTTGATCACCACGCGCGCCTATCAGCCGATCGGATGA
- the rplU gene encoding 50S ribosomal protein L21 has product MADTKPSAEDTTAEKAAGAAPKAAAKAKPASGDSSDAFAIVEASGTQMWLQPNRYYDLDRIHAEVDDTVTLDNVLLVKNSKGTTLGQPYVKDASVSLKVMAHRRGPKIIVYKMRPKKKTRRKNGHRQELTRVMVESISVGGKPIS; this is encoded by the coding sequence ATGGCCGACACCAAGCCCTCTGCTGAGGACACCACCGCTGAAAAGGCTGCTGGAGCCGCTCCCAAAGCAGCCGCCAAAGCCAAACCCGCCTCTGGAGACTCCTCAGACGCCTTCGCGATCGTTGAAGCCTCAGGCACCCAGATGTGGCTTCAACCGAACAGGTATTACGACCTCGACAGAATCCATGCCGAGGTTGATGACACCGTCACCCTGGACAATGTCCTGCTGGTGAAAAACAGCAAGGGCACAACCCTCGGCCAGCCATACGTCAAGGACGCGAGTGTGTCACTGAAGGTGATGGCCCACCGTCGTGGCCCGAAGATCATCGTTTACAAGATGCGCCCGAAAAAGAAGACCAGGCGCAAGAATGGTCACCGGCAGGAGCTCACCCGTGTGATGGTGGAGTCCATCAGCGTGGGCGGCAAGCCGATCAGCTGA
- a CDS encoding DUF2127 domain-containing protein yields MKLQGLLIRLIVIKKVVVATLLLLVSVAASISSQDMGRLALLADDLVAGDRMLLASLARRALDLGPDSLRAIALISGSYALLVYLAAWAAWNERRWGDWLLVALMALPLPYEVFKLVQQQSPSDAIVLGLNVLGLLIVLTRARRHGRTASGV; encoded by the coding sequence ATGAAACTGCAGGGCCTTCTCATCCGCTTGATCGTGATCAAGAAGGTGGTGGTGGCCACGTTGCTGCTGCTGGTGAGTGTGGCGGCGTCGATCAGCAGTCAGGACATGGGGCGGCTGGCTCTGCTGGCTGATGATCTTGTGGCTGGTGACCGCATGCTGTTGGCCAGCCTGGCTCGACGAGCGCTGGATCTCGGACCCGATTCCCTGCGGGCGATTGCCTTGATCAGTGGTTCTTACGCGTTGCTGGTGTATCTGGCAGCTTGGGCGGCCTGGAACGAGCGCCGTTGGGGCGACTGGTTGCTGGTGGCCTTGATGGCGCTGCCCCTGCCCTATGAGGTGTTCAAACTGGTTCAACAACAAAGCCCCAGCGACGCCATCGTGCTGGGGCTGAATGTGCTGGGGTTGCTGATTGTGTTGACGCGGGCGCGGCGTCATGGACGCACCGCCTCGGGCGTCTGA
- the rpmA gene encoding 50S ribosomal protein L27 has translation MAHKKGTGSTRNGRDSNSKRLGVKAYGGETVSAGSILIRQRGTSVLPGVNVGKGKDDTLFALTDGVVKFETIRRGLRNRKRINIAQTV, from the coding sequence ATGGCACATAAGAAAGGCACAGGCTCCACACGCAACGGTCGCGATTCCAACTCCAAACGCCTGGGCGTGAAGGCCTATGGCGGTGAAACGGTTTCCGCAGGCTCCATCCTGATTCGTCAGCGCGGTACGTCCGTGCTGCCCGGCGTCAACGTCGGCAAAGGCAAGGACGACACCTTGTTTGCCCTCACCGATGGGGTGGTGAAATTTGAAACCATCCGCCGCGGCCTGCGCAATCGCAAGCGCATCAACATCGCTCAAACCGTCTGA
- a CDS encoding circadian clock protein KaiA: MARPALTIALLLRTPDLVQACCQWLPGNRYKPIVVDLAEGGGLVELIERRQEDIDAVVVEQPLLDPETRERLVSAGLLFPAVVVGEVKGHVDYHSEELHLPADQLEQLGYNVDASISRFLRQGRADGRQDDAGSGEVWRLSSRLQERLGYLGVFYKRDPSRFLGSLLPDERKELLQSLHRTYRDLLISYFRDPAAANQALESFVNTAFFSDLPITRTVEIHVDLIDEFWKQLRLEGHKNDFLQDYRLALLDVMAHLCEMYRRSIPPDIPLSGSASGRARREIEPPDAPEMSL; the protein is encoded by the coding sequence ATGGCCCGGCCGGCCCTCACGATTGCGTTGCTGCTGAGGACCCCAGATCTGGTCCAGGCTTGTTGCCAATGGCTGCCGGGAAATCGCTACAAGCCGATCGTTGTCGACCTTGCCGAGGGGGGTGGCCTGGTTGAACTGATCGAGCGCCGCCAGGAGGACATCGACGCAGTGGTCGTGGAACAACCTCTACTGGATCCTGAGACCCGTGAGCGGCTTGTCAGTGCTGGCTTGCTGTTTCCAGCCGTGGTGGTGGGTGAGGTGAAGGGCCATGTGGATTACCACTCAGAGGAGCTGCATCTGCCGGCCGATCAGCTGGAACAGCTTGGATACAACGTTGATGCCTCGATTTCCCGCTTCCTGCGCCAGGGGCGGGCGGACGGGCGTCAGGATGACGCTGGATCCGGCGAAGTCTGGAGGCTCTCCAGTCGCCTCCAGGAACGGCTCGGCTACCTCGGGGTTTTTTACAAACGCGATCCATCCCGATTCCTGGGCAGCCTCCTGCCGGATGAACGCAAGGAGCTGCTCCAGTCGTTGCATCGCACCTACAGGGATCTGCTGATCAGCTACTTCCGCGATCCCGCTGCTGCCAATCAGGCCCTGGAGAGTTTTGTGAACACGGCGTTCTTCAGCGATCTGCCGATCACACGCACCGTGGAAATCCACGTTGATCTGATCGATGAGTTCTGGAAACAACTGAGGCTTGAAGGACATAAGAACGACTTTCTTCAGGATTACCGCCTTGCGCTTCTCGATGTGATGGCCCATCTGTGTGAGATGTATCGGCGTTCGATCCCGCCGGACATCCCTCTGTCCGGGTCGGCCTCTGGTCGCGCCCGCCGGGAGATCGAGCCCCCCGATGCCCCGGAGATGTCGTTATGA
- the kaiB gene encoding circadian clock protein KaiB: MSPRKTYILKLYVAGNTPNSMRALKTLRNILETEFRGVYALKVIDVLKNPQLAEEDKILATPTLSKILPPPVRRIIGDLSDRERVLIGLDLLYDELADNALSSSLIDTIDDEDDTSLGDS, translated from the coding sequence ATGAGCCCGCGCAAGACCTACATCCTCAAGCTCTACGTGGCAGGGAACACGCCCAACTCGATGCGGGCGTTGAAAACCCTTCGCAACATCCTTGAAACCGAGTTTCGCGGTGTGTACGCCCTCAAGGTGATCGATGTGCTGAAGAATCCGCAGCTGGCAGAAGAGGACAAAATCCTTGCCACACCAACGTTGTCCAAAATTCTTCCGCCACCGGTGCGGCGCATCATCGGCGATCTCTCAGACCGTGAACGCGTGCTGATCGGTCTCGATCTGCTCTACGACGAGCTGGCGGACAACGCGCTCAGCTCGAGTCTGATCGACACAATCGATGACGAGGACGACACATCTCTCGGGGATTCTTAA
- a CDS encoding ATP-binding protein has product MTSGTQATADWALPPQGGPPDDQDGVWRRIVLWWEEFSLQTKLLAIATLVVSLMMTGITFFALNGIQRDAVMNDTRYARDLGLLLAGNVTELVAQEQDRELADVAEKFWRSSRSVRYIFFADPDGVIYLGIPISATPAGGEGELRLNRRLELPDELRRRPQNPLVRQHLTPQGRVIDVFVPLIRNGRYYGVLGLGVNPNETALASAALTREVTVAVFISIWVLVILGAVFNALTITRPVKELLRGVRSIASGNFQARIALPVGGELGELLTGFNAMASQLEAYDEANIEELTAAQVKQQSLIATMADGAILLDAEGRIVLANPTARRLFRWEGRNLEGQELVEELPDLLAIEVHAPLDALLLNGADSEDLRCNVGEPARTLRIVMQAVRDASGESLKGIAVTVQDLTREVELNAAQSRFISNVSHELRTPLFNIKSYVETLYDLGDQLSDEEKREFLGVANAETDRLTRLVNDVLDLSRLESGRAVQFEPMSLRPAMEQTLRTYRLNADEKQVRLELDVHADLPEVLGNWDLLLQVLDNLVGNALKFSRAGGVLALRAYPWPDSCRVELQETTAADGPTCQLTSPLPRLRVEVADTGCGINQTDQERIFDRFYRVENSVHTEVGTGLGLSIVRGILEKHGSKVQMASELEVGTTFWFDLPLQQADADELQLQSERRSLVEQEI; this is encoded by the coding sequence ATGACCAGCGGCACGCAAGCCACCGCTGACTGGGCCCTCCCTCCACAAGGTGGGCCTCCCGACGATCAGGACGGGGTCTGGCGCCGCATTGTTCTCTGGTGGGAGGAATTCAGCCTCCAGACCAAGCTGCTCGCCATCGCCACCCTGGTGGTGAGCCTGATGATGACCGGCATCACGTTCTTCGCCCTCAACGGCATCCAGCGCGATGCCGTGATGAATGACACCCGATATGCCCGGGACCTGGGCCTGCTGCTGGCAGGGAACGTCACCGAGCTCGTGGCTCAGGAACAGGATCGGGAGCTGGCGGATGTCGCCGAGAAGTTCTGGCGTTCCAGCCGCAGCGTTCGCTACATCTTCTTCGCCGATCCCGATGGGGTCATCTACTTGGGGATACCGATCAGCGCTACACCCGCCGGTGGTGAAGGGGAATTACGTCTCAACCGTCGCCTTGAACTGCCGGATGAGCTGCGCCGTCGCCCCCAAAACCCCCTGGTCCGCCAACACCTGACACCCCAGGGACGGGTGATCGACGTTTTCGTGCCGCTGATTCGCAACGGTCGCTACTACGGAGTTCTGGGATTGGGGGTGAACCCCAACGAAACCGCCCTGGCCAGCGCAGCCCTCACCCGCGAGGTGACGGTGGCCGTATTCATCTCCATCTGGGTGCTGGTGATTCTTGGGGCGGTCTTCAACGCCCTCACCATCACGCGTCCGGTGAAGGAGCTGCTGCGCGGCGTCCGTTCCATCGCCTCCGGCAATTTCCAGGCCCGCATCGCCTTACCTGTCGGCGGGGAACTCGGGGAACTGCTCACCGGATTCAACGCCATGGCCTCTCAGCTGGAGGCCTACGACGAGGCCAACATCGAGGAGCTGACAGCCGCCCAGGTGAAGCAGCAGTCCTTGATCGCCACCATGGCCGATGGGGCCATCCTGCTTGATGCCGAGGGACGCATCGTGTTGGCGAACCCCACGGCCAGACGGCTGTTCCGCTGGGAGGGACGCAATCTCGAGGGCCAGGAGCTGGTGGAGGAGCTCCCCGATCTGCTGGCGATCGAGGTGCATGCTCCCCTGGATGCCCTGCTTCTCAATGGTGCTGACAGCGAGGATCTGCGCTGCAACGTCGGTGAGCCCGCCCGAACCTTGCGCATCGTGATGCAGGCGGTGCGCGATGCCAGCGGTGAATCGCTCAAGGGGATCGCCGTCACCGTTCAGGACCTCACCCGCGAAGTGGAGCTGAACGCAGCCCAGAGTCGATTCATCAGCAACGTCTCCCACGAGCTGCGCACACCGCTGTTCAACATCAAGAGCTACGTCGAGACCCTCTACGACCTCGGCGACCAACTCAGTGACGAGGAGAAGCGGGAATTTCTCGGCGTTGCCAATGCTGAAACCGATCGTCTGACCCGTCTGGTGAACGACGTTCTGGACCTCTCCCGCCTGGAATCAGGACGTGCCGTGCAGTTTGAGCCGATGAGCCTGCGGCCGGCCATGGAGCAGACCCTGCGCACCTACCGCCTCAATGCGGACGAGAAACAGGTGCGCCTCGAACTCGACGTGCACGCCGACCTGCCGGAGGTTCTCGGCAACTGGGATCTGCTGCTTCAGGTTCTGGACAATCTCGTCGGCAACGCCCTGAAATTCAGCCGTGCCGGGGGTGTTCTTGCCTTGCGCGCCTACCCCTGGCCGGACAGCTGTCGGGTGGAGCTGCAGGAGACGACCGCAGCAGACGGACCGACCTGCCAGTTGACTTCACCACTGCCGCGCCTGAGGGTCGAGGTGGCTGACACGGGCTGCGGCATCAATCAAACCGATCAGGAAAGGATTTTCGATCGGTTCTACCGCGTTGAAAATTCGGTGCACACAGAGGTGGGCACGGGCCTTGGCCTTTCGATCGTTCGCGGCATCCTCGAAAAGCACGGCTCCAAAGTGCAGATGGCGAGCGAGCTGGAGGTGGGCACGACCTTCTGGTTTGATCTGCCGCTGCAGCAGGCCGATGCCGATGAACTGCAGCTTCAGTCCGAGCGGCGCTCTCTGGTTGAACAGGAGATCTGA
- a CDS encoding glucosamine-6-phosphate deaminase has translation MQGFPHRLEQRSTKAALIEALSAHLEDQLRQRLMPDARCKPLGLATGRTMEPLYATLAERLCAWDPIDLAALRARWCSFNLDEYLGLPAADPRSYRCFMELHLGGPLGLPTTALQLPDGQAEDAETEAERYSASLQAAGGIGLQLLGLGSNGHVGFNEPPCGPRTGCRVVTLSSSTREQNAGMFGGDSASVPTRAITLGLDEILMADDIHLVVTGASKAPILRSLLMLKRPDERLPASWLGNHRQVCLWADAEALQHL, from the coding sequence GTGCAGGGTTTCCCCCACCGGCTGGAACAGCGGTCGACGAAAGCTGCCCTAATCGAGGCTCTGTCGGCCCATCTGGAGGACCAGCTCCGCCAGCGACTGATGCCGGATGCCCGATGCAAGCCCCTGGGGCTGGCCACCGGCCGGACGATGGAACCCCTCTACGCCACTCTTGCTGAACGGCTCTGCGCCTGGGATCCGATCGATCTGGCCGCCCTTAGAGCCAGATGGTGCAGCTTCAATCTGGATGAATACCTGGGGCTCCCCGCCGCTGACCCGCGCAGTTATCGCTGTTTCATGGAGCTGCATCTGGGTGGTCCGTTGGGGCTCCCAACGACAGCGCTGCAGTTGCCCGATGGCCAGGCGGAGGATGCTGAGACGGAGGCAGAGCGCTACAGCGCGTCCCTGCAGGCTGCCGGCGGGATCGGTCTGCAGTTGCTGGGTTTGGGGAGCAACGGTCATGTGGGGTTCAACGAACCACCCTGCGGACCTCGAACCGGTTGCCGCGTTGTGACGTTGTCCAGCTCCACACGGGAGCAGAACGCTGGCATGTTCGGGGGTGATTCAGCCTCGGTTCCAACGCGGGCGATCACGCTTGGGCTTGATGAAATCCTGATGGCAGACGACATTCACCTCGTTGTGACCGGTGCCTCGAAGGCGCCGATTCTCCGATCGCTCTTGATGCTGAAGCGTCCAGATGAGCGGTTGCCGGCGAGTTGGCTCGGTAACCATCGCCAGGTCTGTCTGTGGGCGGACGCAGAGGCACTTCAGCATCTTTAG
- a CDS encoding L,D-transpeptidase, which translates to MRRVLLAVAIGVFAASTGCQSSSNDPSSGAAVPKEGEPVLRVTLDVEEPAKSMGVLQTTDSNHAFNVGYGKNGIACEGSTFTEGVTPVGRFRVNALLSDDNFVMDPELIKTSGKSEEFLKTTLFSNMNSIDFKGDGETGEYGIGYVSLAPIPETPQPFEFNEYAGTFRWYSFAIHGTNNDSRVGQKVTGGCLNAKGADLEVLLKNLEVGDVVEITANGPCQEG; encoded by the coding sequence ATGCGCCGAGTTCTTCTGGCCGTGGCTATCGGCGTCTTCGCAGCATCGACAGGCTGTCAGAGCTCGTCGAACGATCCGTCGTCGGGCGCTGCAGTGCCGAAAGAGGGAGAGCCTGTCCTGCGCGTCACACTCGACGTCGAGGAACCGGCCAAGAGCATGGGCGTTCTTCAGACGACGGACAGCAACCATGCCTTCAACGTTGGCTATGGCAAGAACGGCATCGCCTGCGAAGGAAGCACCTTCACCGAAGGCGTCACACCGGTGGGTCGCTTTCGCGTGAATGCCTTACTCAGCGATGACAACTTCGTGATGGATCCGGAGCTGATCAAGACATCCGGTAAAAGCGAGGAGTTTCTGAAGACAACGCTGTTCAGCAACATGAACAGCATCGACTTCAAGGGAGACGGTGAAACCGGTGAGTACGGCATTGGATACGTCAGCCTGGCTCCGATCCCAGAAACGCCTCAGCCGTTCGAATTCAATGAGTACGCCGGAACGTTTCGCTGGTACAGCTTCGCCATTCACGGCACCAACAACGACAGCCGAGTGGGGCAGAAAGTGACCGGAGGCTGCCTCAATGCGAAGGGGGCAGACCTGGAGGTCTTGCTGAAGAATCTTGAGGTTGGAGACGTCGTTGAAATCACGGCCAATGGACCCTGCCAAGAGGGCTGA
- the truB gene encoding tRNA pseudouridine(55) synthase TruB gives MNGPFGFVVIDKPAGLTSHDCVSRLRRCYGLKRVGHGGTLDPAVTGVLPIALGQATRLLPYLPGDKTYRGVIQLGVSTRTDDLQGEVLRKQHWPVLRADAIDAALDQFRGSILQRPPQVSAVHIAGERAYARARRGEVMDIPAREVTIHRLTPLRWEQDSGQLELEVHCSSGTYIRSIARDLGALFECGGSLASLRRIQALGFHEDLAQALPESEQPEQRPEPLSPLLALSHLPQRQLDDGEQMDWRCGRPISMKPGRGDAVVVRNPNGSIAGIGHWDDERLIPKVVFDAVG, from the coding sequence GTGAACGGCCCCTTCGGCTTTGTGGTGATCGACAAGCCCGCAGGCCTGACCTCCCACGACTGCGTCAGCCGCCTGCGGCGCTGCTACGGGCTGAAACGCGTCGGCCATGGCGGGACCTTGGATCCTGCAGTCACCGGCGTGCTGCCGATCGCACTGGGGCAGGCCACACGGTTGCTGCCTTACCTGCCAGGGGACAAAACCTACCGGGGGGTGATTCAGCTGGGCGTGAGCACCAGAACCGATGACCTTCAAGGTGAGGTTCTACGCAAGCAACACTGGCCTGTGCTTCGCGCCGATGCCATCGACGCTGCGCTAGATCAATTCCGCGGCAGCATTCTTCAGAGGCCCCCACAGGTGTCAGCCGTTCACATCGCCGGCGAACGGGCCTACGCGAGAGCACGAAGGGGAGAGGTGATGGACATCCCAGCCCGTGAAGTCACCATCCATCGGCTCACACCCTTGCGCTGGGAGCAGGACAGCGGGCAATTGGAGCTAGAAGTGCACTGCTCCTCTGGAACGTACATCCGCTCGATCGCAAGAGATCTCGGTGCCCTTTTTGAGTGTGGCGGAAGCCTTGCCTCGCTGCGCCGCATCCAAGCCCTCGGCTTCCACGAAGACCTGGCACAGGCCCTGCCGGAATCGGAGCAGCCTGAACAACGTCCAGAACCCCTATCGCCACTTCTCGCCTTGAGCCACTTGCCACAACGCCAGCTGGACGATGGGGAGCAGATGGACTGGCGATGCGGACGACCAATCTCCATGAAGCCGGGGAGAGGCGATGCCGTCGTTGTGCGCAACCCAAACGGGTCAATCGCGGGGATTGGTCATTGGGACGACGAGCGATTGATACCGAAAGTTGTGTTCGATGCTGTCGGATGA
- the kaiC gene encoding circadian clock protein KaiC translates to MQFPPASGPAQMQVQKLPTGIEGFDDVCQGGLPIGRSTLISGTSGTGKTVFSLHFLHNGIKQFDEPGIFVTFEESPLDILRNAASFGWNLQDMVEQDKLFILDASPDPDGQDVAGSFDLSGLIERINYAIRKYKAKRVAIDSITAVFQQYDAVFVVRREIFRLIARLKEIGVTTVMTTERIDEYGPIARYGVEEFVSDNVVILRNVLEGERRRRTVEILKLRGTTHMKGEFPFTMGTHGISIFPLGAMRLTQRSSNVRVSSGVPRLDEMCGGGFFKDSIILATGATGTGKTLLVSKFIEDACRNKERAILFAYEESRAQLLRNGTSWGIDFEQMEQDGQLKIICAYPESTGLEDHLQIIKTEISQFKPSRMAIDSLSALARGVSHNAFRQFVIGVTGYAKQEEIAGFFTNTSEEFMGSHSITDSHISTITDTILLLQYVEIRGEMARALNVFKMRGSWHDKGIREFVITGNGPQIQDSFSNFERIISGVPHRVTTDERNELSRIARGVSSED, encoded by the coding sequence ATGCAGTTCCCCCCCGCCAGTGGCCCTGCTCAGATGCAGGTACAAAAGCTCCCGACCGGGATCGAGGGCTTTGATGATGTCTGTCAGGGCGGTCTTCCGATTGGACGCAGCACGCTGATCAGCGGCACGTCCGGCACCGGCAAGACCGTGTTCTCGCTGCATTTCCTTCACAACGGCATCAAGCAATTCGACGAGCCCGGCATCTTCGTCACCTTCGAGGAGTCGCCTCTCGACATCCTGCGCAATGCCGCCAGCTTCGGCTGGAACCTGCAGGACATGGTTGAGCAGGACAAGCTCTTCATTCTGGATGCCTCGCCGGATCCGGATGGACAGGATGTGGCGGGAAGTTTTGATCTTTCCGGTCTGATCGAGCGGATTAACTACGCCATCCGCAAGTACAAAGCCAAACGGGTCGCGATCGATTCGATCACGGCGGTGTTTCAGCAGTACGACGCCGTCTTCGTCGTGCGACGGGAGATCTTCCGGCTGATTGCCCGCCTCAAGGAGATCGGGGTCACCACGGTGATGACCACCGAGCGGATTGATGAATACGGACCAATCGCCCGCTACGGCGTTGAGGAATTTGTCTCCGACAACGTTGTGATCCTGCGCAATGTTCTCGAAGGGGAACGTCGCCGTCGCACGGTCGAGATTCTCAAGCTGCGCGGAACCACCCATATGAAGGGCGAGTTCCCCTTCACGATGGGGACCCACGGCATCAGCATCTTCCCGTTGGGAGCGATGCGTCTCACCCAGCGCTCCTCCAATGTGCGGGTCAGCTCCGGCGTCCCCCGTCTCGATGAGATGTGTGGCGGTGGTTTCTTCAAGGATTCGATCATCCTGGCCACAGGCGCCACGGGAACCGGCAAGACCTTGTTGGTGTCCAAGTTCATTGAGGATGCCTGTCGCAACAAGGAACGGGCGATCCTGTTCGCCTATGAGGAATCCAGAGCTCAACTGCTGCGCAACGGCACCAGCTGGGGGATTGATTTCGAGCAGATGGAGCAGGACGGCCAGCTCAAGATCATCTGCGCCTATCCCGAGTCAACCGGCCTCGAGGATCACCTCCAGATCATCAAGACCGAGATCAGTCAGTTCAAACCATCACGTATGGCGATTGATTCGCTGTCGGCCCTGGCGCGTGGTGTCAGTCACAACGCGTTCCGTCAGTTTGTGATCGGTGTGACCGGTTACGCCAAGCAGGAGGAGATTGCCGGTTTCTTCACGAACACCTCTGAGGAATTCATGGGAAGTCATTCGATCACGGATTCCCATATCTCCACCATCACCGACACGATCCTGCTGCTGCAATACGTGGAGATTCGCGGTGAGATGGCCAGGGCCTTGAACGTGTTCAAGATGCGCGGTTCATGGCACGACAAGGGAATCCGTGAATTCGTGATCACCGGAAACGGTCCGCAGATTCAGGATTCGTTCTCCAACTTCGAACGGATCATCTCGGGTGTGCCCCATCGGGTGACCACCGATGAACGCAACGAGCTGTCCAGGATCGCTCGCGGGGTGTCGAGCGAGGACTGA
- a CDS encoding YebC/PmpR family DNA-binding transcriptional regulator — protein sequence MAGHSKWAQIKRTKAVVDAKRGAVFTRLAREITVAARGGADPAGNFQLRTAITKAKAAGVPATNIERAIAKGSGQGGDGSQLEEVRYEGYGPGGVAILVEALTDNRNRTAADLRLAFSKNGGNLGESGCVAFLFEHRSEVLLSADASKEEQLLESLLDLDADGYELVDDGSTALVHGPFAALEDLQDGLRHRGWTIREWGHNWHPLTSIDIEESDLSEQCLKLLETLEGLDDVRSVNANLGEFSGP from the coding sequence ATGGCGGGCCACAGCAAATGGGCCCAGATCAAACGCACCAAGGCGGTGGTCGATGCCAAGCGTGGCGCCGTGTTCACGCGATTGGCCCGCGAAATCACGGTGGCGGCTCGCGGCGGAGCTGATCCGGCCGGCAATTTCCAGCTGCGCACGGCCATCACCAAAGCCAAAGCAGCAGGGGTACCGGCAACCAACATCGAACGGGCCATCGCCAAGGGGTCTGGCCAGGGAGGTGATGGCAGCCAACTCGAGGAGGTGCGTTACGAGGGCTATGGCCCCGGCGGCGTGGCGATCCTTGTGGAAGCACTCACCGACAATCGCAACCGAACCGCAGCAGACCTTCGCCTGGCCTTCAGCAAAAACGGTGGCAACCTCGGCGAGTCGGGCTGCGTCGCCTTTCTGTTTGAACATCGCAGCGAAGTGCTTCTCAGCGCAGACGCCTCCAAGGAGGAGCAATTGCTGGAGTCTTTGCTGGACCTCGACGCCGATGGCTACGAGCTTGTTGACGATGGTTCCACAGCCTTGGTGCATGGCCCCTTCGCGGCCCTGGAAGACCTGCAGGACGGCTTGCGACACCGGGGATGGACGATCCGTGAATGGGGCCACAACTGGCATCCACTCACCTCGATCGACATCGAAGAATCGGACCTCTCCGAGCAATGCCTGAAATTGCTGGAGACACTGGAAGGCCTCGATGACGTTCGCAGCGTCAACGCCAACCTCGGCGAGTTTTCCGGGCCATGA